GAACTCGCCGGGGCGGACGACGTCGCAGCACTCGAGGGAGTCGAGGTGGCCGAGGTGGTGGTGGACGAACTCGACGTCGAACTCGTCGTAGATCTCGAGGATGAACTCGAGGAGTTGTCGTCACCACTGTTGCACCCGCCGAGGGCAAGAGCACCGACCACGAGAACGGCCATCGGGGCGGCCGCCCGGCCGCGTCGTGCGTACTTCATCCGAACACCATGCAACGCGCCGCCCACGCCCGCCAAATCAGCGAATCCGTCAGTCCTCGTCGAACGGGTGCCCGGTCGGACCGTCGTAGGGGTCTGGGTCGTCCGGGCCGGTACCGGCGAGCGCGGTGCCGAGCCAGGACACGACGCTCCACCCCTCGTCCGAATCACCTTCCAGCACGACGATTCCGGTGTTGGGCAGTGGTTCTACGGCGAGGTCGGTGTCCTTGATGTTGTCGGCGCGCTGGTAGGTCCAGAAACGGATCACCGCCCCGTGGCTGACCATCACGGCGGTGCGCGCACCGGATGCCTCGATGCGCGCGACGCTGTCGTCATAGCGGTCCAACACTTCGTGACCGGTCTCGCCGCCGGGGACCCGCTGGTCGAGGTCACCTTCGGCCCAGTCACCCAGCAGCTTGAGGTAGGCGTGGATGCTGTCGGGGTCGGTGCGCTTCTCCAGCTCGCCGGCCTGGATCTCGTGCGTGCCGGGGAGCGCCTGCGGCTCGATGCCCAGGTGCTCGGCCAGCGGTGCGATGGTCTGCTTGGTGCGCAGGGCGCGACTGGTCCACAACCCGTCGATCTGTTCCCCATGCAACGCCGCCGGGATGGCTTCCGCCTGCTCGACGCCACGGTCGGTCAGACCGGGGCCGGGAAGAGTGGTGTCGAGCGAACCTTGCACGTTGGCCGGCGTCTCGCCGTGCCGAATCAGGATCAGCCGCATGGGTCCATTCTCACCATGGACCTGACCGGGAGGTGAACCCTCCGTGAGCTGAGACGAAGAACAGGCGGCGTCAGCGTCCCAGCTTCGCCGTGGCGTAGGCGTCCAGCTGCCCGATCCGGCGGCCGGCGTTCGTCATCCTGGTGGAGTCACCCGAGCGCAGTTCGCGGTCGAGCCGGCACAGTTCGTCGATGCTGATCCCGACCTTGCGTGCGCCCGCTACCGACTCGGCCGACAACAGGTCGATCTGCGGCGCGGCGAGCTTCCCGCTGTGCTGAGTTGTGGCGGCGGCTGTCACACGCATCGCAGAACCGACCAGAGTCGGCGACAGGGCCGCCGCGTAACCCTGCTTGCCCGCGACGTTCGGGTGGTAGGACTCCTCGATCGGATTCGACAACCCGTTCACCCACTCGACGCCGTCGCACCCGGTGGGTGTCGAACGCTGCACGGACGTCGACCGTCTTGAACCGGCGGTTCGCCGCCTTGGTTAGCAGCAGCGTGTCGAGCTGGTCGGTGGCGGCATTGAGCGACGTCTGCTCCTGGGGTGAGAACCAGGTGAGCGCGTTGCAGTCCTCACCGTTGAACAGCCGCGGATATCCGGCGACGACCACCCTCGCATTCGGTGCCTTGCTGCGGACGAGGCCGTAAAGGTTGTCGTATGCAAAGCGTGGCGATGTCCGGGTCAAGCCGTCACCGCCTGATCGTCAATTCTTGGTCAGGAATGCCGAGCGCGCAGCACCAGTTCGAGTTCGAACCGGGACTGCGGATCCTCCAGGGCGTTGCCGAACAGTTCGCGCAGTTGCCCGAGCCGATAACCGACCGTCTGCGGGTGCACGTGCAGTTCCTCGGCGATCTTCTTGCGCTCGCCGCGCCAGCGCAGCCAGGCTTCCAACGTCTCCAACAGACGCTCGCGCTGCGTCTCGCCGGCCTCGTCGAGAGGTGCAAGTCGACGCTCGGCCAGGTCCGCCACCAGTTCACGCTGCGAGGCGAGCACCACTTCGACCACGTGGTCGACGACCCACCGCGGTTCATCGACCGACGGAACTCCGAGTGTCTGCATCGTTGCGCGCAACGACTCGTTCACCGCTGTCCAGGGGCGCCCCGGGCCGAGCCAGGCACTGCGTCCCGCGAGCGCCAACTCGAGTTCGCGGTGAGCGGTGGGCGTGCTCGGCTCAGGCACGATCGCGACGGCTTGCCCCCCGCGAGCGGACGCGAGCGCCCGATCACCCAGGCGCAATCGCAGGCCCTCCGCGTTCTCCAGCGGCACAACCAGCGCGATCAAGCGGTCCGGGATCACCCAACCGGCACGCGCCGCCAACCGACGCACCTCGATCTCGTCCACGCGAGTGGACAGCAACGAGTTCAGCAGGGCTGCACGGGCGCGGTCCCGCTCCCCCATCTGCCGGGACTGTTCCTCGGCGAAGCCCTCGACGCTCGCCGCCGAGATCTCGTCGAAGTACACGAAGATCGCTTCGCCGACATTGAGCAGGACGCGCGCGTCGAGTCCGGCCTCGAGCGCTGCTTCGCTCACGCTGCGCAGCGTGAGGCGGGCGCCGAGCCGGTAGGCGGACAGCAGGGCTTCCAGCGAACGACCGGTGCGCGCCTCGCCGATGCCGAGCGTCCGATAGATCGCACGGCCCTCGGGAGTGAAGGGCGGCTCATCCGTGCCGGGCAGTTCGATCAGCAGACGCTGCAGCGCGGTCTCGACACCACGCCGCACGGCCGCACCGAACTCGCCGTCGAGCGGGCGCGCGTACTCGGTGATCTCACGGGGAATGTTCCTGATGATCGTCGCCACCAATTCAGGGACGACGGGACCGATCGTGGCACTGATCTCAGGCGGCAATTGAGCCCACGGCTGGGGGCGACTCACCCGATCGGGTGTGACTGGTGTGGTCATGAGCGAGCCTCCGAACGAAGAAACGTGCCGTTCCGTCCCATTATTATCACCGGAGCACAGTTTATCGGTCGAAATTCTACATACAGACTCACCGTTTACGCGGACCGCGCCAATCAGAATGGACGTATGGGAGTTCTGAAGGCGATTCATCGTGCCGCGTCCGTCTGGACGTCGCCGGCATCCCCTGAGGACTACCTGCAGATCATCAATCCTCTCGCTTCCGCGCGTCAGCTGCGCGGTGTCGTCACCGAAGTCCGCCGACACGGCGCCCGCTCGGCGACCATCTCCTTCCGGCCCGGACGTGGCTGGGAGCCGCACTTGGCTGGGCAATGGGCCCGCGTCGGGGTCGAGATCAACGGGGTCCGCCAGTGGCGCTCGTATTCCCTGTCCGCGGCCCAGGGGCACGACCCGGAGATCACCGTCACCGCGATCGGACGCGTGTCGCGCCACCTGGTCGAACACACCAAGACCGCCGACGTTCTGTTCCTCGCTCCCCCGCAGGGTGAGTTCATCCTGCCGACCGGCCCACGCCCGTTGCTGATGATCACCGCGGGCAGCGGCATCACTCCGGTCATGTCGATGCTGCGCACCCTGATCCCGAGGCGCCCCGACGCCGACGTCGTCCTGATTCACTCCGCCCGCAATGAGGACGATGCACTGTTCATCGACGAACTGCGTACGATGGATCGGCAGTACGCCGGCCTGACCGTCGTCATCCACTTCACCGGCAACAACGGACGTATCGACTTCAGCAACGCGTCCGCGGTCGAGACCGTCTGCCCCGACTGGCGCTCGCGCAAGGCCTACGTGTGCGGCCCCACCGAGTTGCTCGACGACACCGAGAAGCTCTGGGCGAACGCCGGACTCCCGCAGGGCCTGCAGGTGGAGCGATTCGCACCGGCGCTGCTCGCACCGTCCGACACCGACGGTGGCACGATCACGTTCGCCAAGTCCGACAAGGAAGCCGTCTGCGACGGCTCCACCCCGATCCTCGAGGTCGGCGAAGAAGCCGGCGTCATCATGCCGAGCGGTTGTCGAATGGGCATCTGCCGCACCTGCCTGACTCCCCTCGTCTCGGGTCAGGTGCGCGACTTGCGCACGGGCGAGATCCACGCCGACGAGGGCGAACTCATCCAGACCTGCATCACGGCCGCTGTCGGCCCCGTCCATCTTGAAGTCTGAACCGTTGCACTTCACGAACCCCCTTGATAGTCAGGAGATTTCATGACGATCACCAATGCCTCCGTCATCGAACGTCGCACCGCGATCTACGACGACACCCAGAAGAAGCGCACCGGCGTGCTGCCCACCGAGGGCGGTGCACACACGCGTCCGAAGGCGGCCGCGCACCTCACCGACGAGCAGGTCAACGAACTCGGACGTGAGCTCGACGCGATCCGCGCTTCCGTACTTGCCGAGCGCGGCGCGGACGATGCGGCCTACATCCGCAAGGTCATCAAGGTCGCGCGCACCTGCGACCTCGCCGGACGCACGGCGCTGATCTTCGGCAAGCACAAGCCGATGTTCCTGCTCGGCATTGCCGGCGTCTCCATGGGCAAGGTCCTGGAGAACATGGAGATCGGCCACAACGTCCTGCACGGGCAGTGGGACTGGATGCGCGACCCCGACATCCACTCCACCACCTGGGAGTGGGACTTCGTTGCCCCGGCCCGCGGATGGCAGCACACCCACAACGACCTACACCACACGTACACGAACGTGATGGGCAAGGACCGCGACGTGGGCTACAACATCCTGCGTATCAGCGACGAGCAGCCGTGGCAGAAGCGCGACATCTTCAACCCGATCGTCAACGCCTTCCTCGCGCCGACCTTCGAGTGGGGCATCGCCTCCTATGACCTCGAATGGGACCAGGTGCAGACCGGTGCCAAGTCACGTGAGCAGTTCGACAAGGATCTGGAGGCGCTGAAGGCCAAGGCCGTTCGACAGGTGCTGAAGGACTACATCGCCACCCCGCTGGTCGCCACTCTCACCGGCTCCGGCAAGTGGTCGCTCGCCGGAATGATCGGCGGGAACATGGTGCGCAACGTGTGGGCACACTCGGTGATCTTCTGCGGTCACTTCCCCGACGAGGTCGACGTGTTCACCGAGGACGTGCTCGACGGCGAGACCCGCGGCGACTGGTACATCCGCCAGATGCTCGGATCGGCGAACCTGTCGGGCAGCCCGCTGTTCCACATCCTCACCGGCAACCTGAGCCATCAGATCGAACACCACCTGTTCCCCGACCTTCCCTCGAACCGCTACATCGAGGTGGCGCCGAAGGTGCGCGAGATCTGCGACCGGTACAACCTGCACTACACGACGGGCCCGCTCGGCACCCAGCTCGCACAGACCTGGAAGAAGATCGCCAAGCTGTCGCTGCCGGACGAGTTCTGGGAGCGTCACGAGTCGGGCAAGCCCGGCAAGTGGCAGGTGCTGCGCGACGCGTGGAAGGGCCGCACCACCCCCAAGACCGCCTGAGCGACTGAATCGCCCGGGTGTCATGGGCACAGACTGCGAGCCGCCACGCCGAGCGAACCCACCCTGCTCGCCGGCCCGGCAGTGCTGGTGGCCGCGGCGTTCTTCGACACGCCAGAACGAGAGTTGCTGTGGATCGTGGCCGCGGTGATGGATCTGTCGGGACCGGTCCTGGTCGGGACCACCGGTTGGAGCGTGACACCTGCCTACTTCGTGGAGCGGCACGGGCTGATCATCATCATCGCGCTGGGTGAGGCGATCGTCGGGGTAGGCGCCGGCGCCGAAGCCGCTCTTGCGCGCCCGAGGGTTGTGACGGCCGTCCTCCTCGCCGTGCTGATCGCGGCCGGTCTGTGGTGGTCCTACTTCGGTTATCTGCGCGGCGGTGCCGAACGACGGCTGCGCGGCACCACTGGTCGGGAGCGGTCAAGGCTCGCGCGCGACTCCTACAGCTACCTTCATCTGCCGCTCGTGGCCGGGTGGTGTTCTTCGCTCTCGGGGTGCACGAAGCAGTCGCGGCACCGGGGGAACCACTCCCCCTGTTGCCGGCCCTCGCCCTGGCCGGTGGCGTCGCGGTGTTCTACGTCGGCGACGTCGCCTACCGATGGCGCGACCACCACCAGCTCGCCACAGGTCGCCTGATGGCCGCATTGGGGGCTGCTTCGCTGATTCTGGTCGCGGTGGTGGCGCCTGCTTTGGCGGCGCTCGCCGGGCTGACCTTCGTCTGCTTGCTGCACACCAGCTGGGAACTCTGGCACCACCCGGCGATCGGCCCGGGCGGCGACTCCTGATCGTCCAGTGCCATCGCCGCGCAGACTCTCGCAACTACGGCTTGGGACTACCTCACCGGACGGCGTTTCGCGGGGGCTCGCCGACGGAGGCACGGCGCAGTCGCCACGCGCGTGTCGCCAGGTGGAGGTTGAGTTGTGTCTCGACGTCGTTGAGGTCGTGGCCCGAGATCTCGGTGATGCGGCTGATTCGGTAGCGCAGTGTGTTGCGGTGGATGGTGAGCGTCGTTGACGTGTCGGCGTACTTGCCCCCGTGGTCAAGGTAGGCCGCTAGCGTGGGGACGAGCTCGGTGCCGTGGCGACGGTCGTAGCTCAATAGGTCGCCGAGCCAGTCCGTGATGAGACGCTCGACTTCCTCAGCGTTGCCGTCGAGCGCGAGCAGCCGGTCTACTCCCAAGTCGGCGTAGGCGATGAAGCCATACGGATTGTGGGACTGCTGACGAGCCCTGAGTGCTCGTTGGGCTTGTTCATACGCACGTGGGATCTGTTCCGGCGAGTTGGCCGGCTCCCCCTTGGCGATCACACCGTTGGTGTCGCCGTAGGCGCGCGACAAGTCGTTGAACATGCGGCCCATGTCGACACCTCGATGGGCGAGGGCGACGACCAGTCCCCGGTTCCGGACGACCAAGCAGGGCAGTCGCTGACGAGCCATGGCCATCCGGAGGTGATCGACGTCGCGGTCGTGCCCGCGGTGACCCCGCTCGGAGGACCATGCGCACACGATCAGGTCGTGCGGAACGCCAAGGTCGTGGCCCTGAGCGGATGCCCGGTCCACGGCAACGTCGGCCGGGAGCCCTCCAAGAAGGTCGTCGAGGAGGTCTCGACTCAGTCGGTTCTCCAGTTCATTCATCGCTGCGGCCTGAGCCCTCAGCAGCCCCAGTGCGACGCCCGCGTACCGCAGAGCGAATGATGCGTCGTCTCGGTCTTTGTCCGGTGGCACCTCCAGTTCGATCGTGCCGAGTTCGGGGCGTCCGCCGATGACCTCCTCGAGCGAGGTTCGCTCGAGGACCGGTTGGTACCGGCCGGCAACCGTGATCCGGGTCGTCTCGTGCCCGAATCTGTCCCGCAGCACGACAGCGGAGCCAGTGAGCCGACTGAGTGAGGTGGCCACGTCGAGCTCAGTCCCGGTCGTGGATAGTCGGGCGAACTCCTCAAGCACCCCCTCACGGTGCTGCAGCGCCGCGACGGTGCGCGCCATCTCGTTATTGGCTGCACCGAGTTCGTGGGCGCGTCGGCGGTGGCGCTCGTGCACCTGCGCGTCCGCGAGCGCCGTCCCGAGGAGATTGCCCAACCGTTCGATGACGAACAGTTGTTCGGGGTCGGGCCGGGCGAAGCTGCGAAGGACCAGTTGGCCCGGGGCGCCGTTCAAGACCGCCACAGCCGTCGTCGACGTCCAGGAGTCGCCGTTGTCCTGCACGAATACCCGTTCACCGGTTGAGGGGCTCGGTTCCGCCGGCTTCGTCGGCTCCCTGGGGGGCAGGGTGATCCACTCCCGGTCCCGCTGGAAGGTGACGTTAACCAACTGGCAGCCGGTCACCGACTCGACCTCACGCTTCAGGACGTTGATGACCTCGTCCACGTCGTGACGTTGCATCATCGCCATGGACATCACCAGCAGCCCCTCGAGGCCGGTGAGGGCACGCCGCAGATCCAGCTCGCCGGTTGGCACAACGGTTCCGGTTGTGGCGGGCTCGCAGACGGTCATCTCTTGATCCCTGGCCGGCCCGCCCGGGATCCCCCTGTGCCGTAGGGACCCCACAGGTCGTCGCGCTGAGCCACGACGCCTCGGTACATGCAGCACGGATGTATCCCGGGATCCAGTCCGAATCCGTGCGAGCTCATCGGTCCTCGTCAACTCTCGGGGGCAGCGTCGCGCTCACCGTACCCCTTGCCCAGCGCACCCACGGTGGGGAGTTGTGCACTCGAACCAAATCATGCCCCGGGACTTTGGCCTGGTGCGCCCATGAATTCTTGGTGGTCGGCGACGAGTGTGGACTGGTCGGAGTCACCGACACAACGATTGGAGATTCGCCATGAAGGCTGTCGTCTATCAGGGACCCAAAGATGTCGCGGTCACGGACGTTCCGGACGCCGAGATCGAACGGCCCACCGATGTGCTGGTCAAGGTCACAACCACCAACATCTGCGGCTCGGACCTGCACATGTACGAGGGGCGGACCTCCTTCGAGAAGGGCCGGACGTTCGGCCACGAAAACATGGGAGAGGTGGTGGAGATCGGCAAGGGAGTAGAGAAGATCAAGGTGGGCGACCGGGTCGTGCTGCCCTTCAACATCTCGTGCGGGTTCTGCAAGAACTGCGAGCGCGGGCTCACGAACTACTGCCTGACAACGCAACCTGACCCGTCGGCCGCCGGTGCGGCCTACGGCTTCGCCGAAATGGGCCCGTACGGCGGCGGGCAGGCAGAACTGCTCCGGGTGCCCTTCGGCGACCACAACGCGCTGCGCCTGGGTGAAGACGCGCAGGACAAGGAGAACGACTACGTCATGCTCTCCGACATCTTCCCCACCGGCTACCACGCCACCGAGATGGCCGGCGTGATCCCGGGCGACAGCGTCGTGATCGCCGGGGCCGGCCCCGTGGGACTGATGGCCGCCCTGTCCGCGACGATCAAGGGCGCCGCGAAGGTGATGGTGGTCGATCGCCACCCCGACCGGCTCGCGCTGGCCGAGCAGATCGGAGCGATCGCCATCGACGACTCCAAGGTCGACCCCGTGCAGGCTGTGCTGGACGAGACCATGGGGCTCGGAGCCGACCGTGGCTGCGAGTGTGTCGGCTATCAGGCCCACGACCCTGAGGGCAACGAAGACCCGGCTGCCACCTTGAACATGCTCATCAACTCGGTCCGGTTCACCGGCGGGATCGGCACCGTCGGCGTGTTCGTCCCCGAGGACCCGGGGGCCAAGAGCGAATTGGCCAAGCAGGGCAAGGCGGCCATCGACTTCGGCACCCACTGGTTCAAGGGACAGACCATGGGCAACGGTCAGTGCCCGGTCAAGAGGTACAACCGCCGGCTGCGAGACCTCATCGCGGCTGACAAGGCGAAGCCGTCCTGGATCGTCTCCCACGAGATCTCGCTGGACCAGGCTGCCGACGCCTACAGGAACTTCGACTCCAGGTCCGAGGGTTGGACCAAGGTCGTCATCAAGCCCGGCATGTCAAACGGAAAGAAGGCAAACTGATATGGCAGCAGATCTCCAGGGCAAGAGGGTCGCGATCCTCGCCGCCGACGGCGTCGAGCGCGTTGAGCTCGAGCAACCCCGCGAAGTACTGGACCGCGCGGGCGCTCAGACCGAGGTCCTCTCGATCCACGAGGGCGAGATCAAGGCCCGTAAGAACGACCTGGATGAAGCGGGCACGTTCACCGTCGACGGGCTGGTCGCCGACGCCTCGGTGGGCGACTACGACGCCCTGCTGCTTCCCGGCGGCACGGTTAACCCCGACCAGCTCCGGGTCGACGAGGACGCCGTTTCCTTCGTCCGCGACTTCGTCGAGAGCGGCAAGCCAGTGGCGGCGATCTGTCACGGGCCGTGGACGTTGATCGAGGCCGGCGTGGCCGCCGGTCGCACCCTGACGTCGTACCCGAGCATTCGCACCGACCTGCGCAACGCCGGCGCCGACGTCGTCGACCAGGACGTGGTGATCGACAAGAATCTCATCACCAGCCGCTCGCCGGAGGACCTGCCGGCGTTCTCCGAGGCGATAGTGTCCCAACTCGCGGGCACCACGACAAAGGAAGAGGAGAAGTCATGAGTGTGACCAAGGGATTGCTGGTCAGGTTTGACGCGTTGCCCGGCAAGGAGGACGACGTGAAGGAGTTTCTTGACAGCGGCCGTGCGCTTGTCGAGGACGAGCAGGCGACCACTGCGTGGTTCGCGATCCGCCTCGGGCCGACCTCGTTCGGGATCTTCGACGTGTTCCCCGATGACGCCGGACGTGACGCCCACCTGTCCGGCCCTGTTGCGGTAGCTCTCGGCGAGCAGACCGGCACATTGTTCTCCGAACCGACGATCGAGAAGCTCGACGTACTGGGCTCCAAACTCCCCGCCTGACACCCAAAACTGGGAGTACTGGCCCAGCGAGGAGGGGTCGCTGCGCGCGATGGCTTCGGGCTTACACAGCCCGCTGACGTCGTGGCAGCGGCCCCTTCTCTTGCGGCCAATCGCTCATCACCAACAGATCGAGGAACCGCGATGACAGGAACTGACGACGGCGTTGCCACGACGCGTTCACCCGAGGTAGCAGTGATCGGGGGCGGGATCGTCGGTCTGTCGACGGCGTACGCGCTGCGAGAGCAGGGCGTGCCGGTGCGCTTGTACGAGGCTGGTCTGCCCGGGACGGGTCAGTCCGCAGGCGAGTCACGGATCTTCCGGCACGCCCACGACGACCCGCGACTCGTCGCTTTCGCGCGCGAAAGCCGCGGCGTATGGGATGAGTGGGCCGAACACTTCGACGTCGAGCTGGTCTCATCAGACGGTGTCGTGGCCATCGGAGACAGCGCCCTGGCGCGGCTGCGGGTGCTGGACCAGGTCGGCGGCGTGCAAGCACGCGAGATCGACGCGGCCGAGGTCGCCCAACGGATGCCGCTGCTCGCTGGGTACTCGGGGCCGGCGGTGCTTGACGAGTCGGGCGGCGCGATCCGCACTCGCGCCGCGATCACGGCACTCACGGGTGCCCTTGCAGATGCGGTCACCACTGGTGAGGTCATCTCCATCGATCCCCGCGCCGACGGGACGGTCGAGGTGCGCAGCGTCACCGACCGGGCTGTCTACTCCAAGGCGGTCGTGTGCGCCGGCCGCGAAACCGCCCGCCTGGCGCGCAGCGTCGGCCTGTCGCTGCCGGTTCGCCTTGCCGCACACGTCCGGCTGACCTTCGAGGTGAAAGCCGCCGCCCCGGCACGAGTCGCGTGCCTGCAGGACAGCAGCGGCGTCTTCGGCGAAGTCGGCGTCTACGCGACGCCGCTACCGGGCAACAGCAGCTACTCGGTCGGACTCAGCGACACCGTCGGCGTCCGCGACGACGGAACTTTCATCGACCCGGCGGCGATTCGATCGCTGGACGAACGCGCACGCGACTACGTGACACGAGCGCTGCCCGGTCTCCACCCAGAGCCGCGCGACTTCCTTCACTGCTGGGTGACCGACCTGCCGTGGAGTGAGGACGGCGTGGCCGTGTGGGAGGCAGGCTCTGTCTTTTTTGTGGCCGGTCACAATCTGTTCAAGCAGGCACCGGCGCTGGGTCGCGCTCTTGCCCGGGCTGCGACCGGCGGCGGTCTCCGCGCCGAGCTCACGCCCGAAGCGCGCCTCGGCGAAGCCCAGGATTAGCGGGTCTGCGGCGCGGCACGCGGCGAGCACCTCCCGGCGTCCGGGCACTTCGCGGTGGGCACCTGTCAGGCCATGGTCGACGTGCGCCTCGGATCACGCTGCCCGAAGCGCCATCGACAAGCGTCTGGGATCTAGTGTGTTCTGTTGTCCAGTCATCCACCAGGAGGAGTAGTCCATGAACCTGACACAGATGCCGCTGCGCGTCACCACCGGCGCCTTCATCCTCAACTCCGGGGTCGGCAAGCTGAAAGTCGACGAGGGCA
This is a stretch of genomic DNA from Yimella lutea. It encodes these proteins:
- a CDS encoding putative quinol monooxygenase, producing the protein MSVTKGLLVRFDALPGKEDDVKEFLDSGRALVEDEQATTAWFAIRLGPTSFGIFDVFPDDAGRDAHLSGPVAVALGEQTGTLFSEPTIEKLDVLGSKLPA
- a CDS encoding PucR family transcriptional regulator: MTVCEPATTGTVVPTGELDLRRALTGLEGLLVMSMAMMQRHDVDEVINVLKREVESVTGCQLVNVTFQRDREWITLPPREPTKPAEPSPSTGERVFVQDNGDSWTSTTAVAVLNGAPGQLVLRSFARPDPEQLFVIERLGNLLGTALADAQVHERHRRRAHELGAANNEMARTVAALQHREGVLEEFARLSTTGTELDVATSLSRLTGSAVVLRDRFGHETTRITVAGRYQPVLERTSLEEVIGGRPELGTIELEVPPDKDRDDASFALRYAGVALGLLRAQAAAMNELENRLSRDLLDDLLGGLPADVAVDRASAQGHDLGVPHDLIVCAWSSERGHRGHDRDVDHLRMAMARQRLPCLVVRNRGLVVALAHRGVDMGRMFNDLSRAYGDTNGVIAKGEPANSPEQIPRAYEQAQRALRARQQSHNPYGFIAYADLGVDRLLALDGNAEEVERLITDWLGDLLSYDRRHGTELVPTLAAYLDHGGKYADTSTTLTIHRNTLRYRISRITEISGHDLNDVETQLNLHLATRAWRLRRASVGEPPRNAVR
- a CDS encoding type 1 glutamine amidotransferase domain-containing protein, which translates into the protein MAADLQGKRVAILAADGVERVELEQPREVLDRAGAQTEVLSIHEGEIKARKNDLDEAGTFTVDGLVADASVGDYDALLLPGGTVNPDQLRVDEDAVSFVRDFVESGKPVAAICHGPWTLIEAGVAAGRTLTSYPSIRTDLRNAGADVVDQDVVIDKNLITSRSPEDLPAFSEAIVSQLAGTTTKEEEKS
- a CDS encoding fatty acid desaturase family protein; amino-acid sequence: MTITNASVIERRTAIYDDTQKKRTGVLPTEGGAHTRPKAAAHLTDEQVNELGRELDAIRASVLAERGADDAAYIRKVIKVARTCDLAGRTALIFGKHKPMFLLGIAGVSMGKVLENMEIGHNVLHGQWDWMRDPDIHSTTWEWDFVAPARGWQHTHNDLHHTYTNVMGKDRDVGYNILRISDEQPWQKRDIFNPIVNAFLAPTFEWGIASYDLEWDQVQTGAKSREQFDKDLEALKAKAVRQVLKDYIATPLVATLTGSGKWSLAGMIGGNMVRNVWAHSVIFCGHFPDEVDVFTEDVLDGETRGDWYIRQMLGSANLSGSPLFHILTGNLSHQIEHHLFPDLPSNRYIEVAPKVREICDRYNLHYTTGPLGTQLAQTWKKIAKLSLPDEFWERHESGKPGKWQVLRDAWKGRTTPKTA
- a CDS encoding histidine phosphatase family protein, whose protein sequence is MRLILIRHGETPANVQGSLDTTLPGPGLTDRGVEQAEAIPAALHGEQIDGLWTSRALRTKQTIAPLAEHLGIEPQALPGTHEIQAGELEKRTDPDSIHAYLKLLGDWAEGDLDQRVPGGETGHEVLDRYDDSVARIEASGARTAVMVSHGAVIRFWTYQRADNIKDTDLAVEPLPNTGIVVLEGDSDEGWSVVSWLGTALAGTGPDDPDPYDGPTGHPFDED
- a CDS encoding PucR family transcriptional regulator; translation: MTTPVTPDRVSRPQPWAQLPPEISATIGPVVPELVATIIRNIPREITEYARPLDGEFGAAVRRGVETALQRLLIELPGTDEPPFTPEGRAIYRTLGIGEARTGRSLEALLSAYRLGARLTLRSVSEAALEAGLDARVLLNVGEAIFVYFDEISAASVEGFAEEQSRQMGERDRARAALLNSLLSTRVDEIEVRRLAARAGWVIPDRLIALVVPLENAEGLRLRLGDRALASARGGQAVAIVPEPSTPTAHRELELALAGRSAWLGPGRPWTAVNESLRATMQTLGVPSVDEPRWVVDHVVEVVLASQRELVADLAERRLAPLDEAGETQRERLLETLEAWLRWRGERKKIAEELHVHPQTVGYRLGQLRELFGNALEDPQSRFELELVLRARHS
- a CDS encoding NAD(P)/FAD-dependent oxidoreductase; the protein is MTGTDDGVATTRSPEVAVIGGGIVGLSTAYALREQGVPVRLYEAGLPGTGQSAGESRIFRHAHDDPRLVAFARESRGVWDEWAEHFDVELVSSDGVVAIGDSALARLRVLDQVGGVQAREIDAAEVAQRMPLLAGYSGPAVLDESGGAIRTRAAITALTGALADAVTTGEVISIDPRADGTVEVRSVTDRAVYSKAVVCAGRETARLARSVGLSLPVRLAAHVRLTFEVKAAAPARVACLQDSSGVFGEVGVYATPLPGNSSYSVGLSDTVGVRDDGTFIDPAAIRSLDERARDYVTRALPGLHPEPRDFLHCWVTDLPWSEDGVAVWEAGSVFFVAGHNLFKQAPALGRALARAATGGGLRAELTPEARLGEAQD
- a CDS encoding glutathione-independent formaldehyde dehydrogenase, coding for MKAVVYQGPKDVAVTDVPDAEIERPTDVLVKVTTTNICGSDLHMYEGRTSFEKGRTFGHENMGEVVEIGKGVEKIKVGDRVVLPFNISCGFCKNCERGLTNYCLTTQPDPSAAGAAYGFAEMGPYGGGQAELLRVPFGDHNALRLGEDAQDKENDYVMLSDIFPTGYHATEMAGVIPGDSVVIAGAGPVGLMAALSATIKGAAKVMVVDRHPDRLALAEQIGAIAIDDSKVDPVQAVLDETMGLGADRGCECVGYQAHDPEGNEDPAATLNMLINSVRFTGGIGTVGVFVPEDPGAKSELAKQGKAAIDFGTHWFKGQTMGNGQCPVKRYNRRLRDLIAADKAKPSWIVSHEISLDQAADAYRNFDSRSEGWTKVVIKPGMSNGKKAN
- a CDS encoding ferredoxin reductase — translated: MGVLKAIHRAASVWTSPASPEDYLQIINPLASARQLRGVVTEVRRHGARSATISFRPGRGWEPHLAGQWARVGVEINGVRQWRSYSLSAAQGHDPEITVTAIGRVSRHLVEHTKTADVLFLAPPQGEFILPTGPRPLLMITAGSGITPVMSMLRTLIPRRPDADVVLIHSARNEDDALFIDELRTMDRQYAGLTVVIHFTGNNGRIDFSNASAVETVCPDWRSRKAYVCGPTELLDDTEKLWANAGLPQGLQVERFAPALLAPSDTDGGTITFAKSDKEAVCDGSTPILEVGEEAGVIMPSGCRMGICRTCLTPLVSGQVRDLRTGEIHADEGELIQTCITAAVGPVHLEV